TGTAGCCTAACTAAATGATGTTTGCATTACAGGGCCAAAAGATGTAGAAAACGGGAATGGATCCACAGATAAGGCAAAAGTAGGGACTGCTGACTTTCTGGTCGAAGTAGAGAACAGAAGATCTATCAAGGCTCGTGAAACCACTTCAACCATGCTTGTGGAACAGATTTGTTTAAAATCTTTGTCATCTTCCAAAACTTTAGCATCATGACATTGGAGTATATTGCTGTTTCTCCGTTTCTATGAATGAAATGCATATTTATTATTCTTGTAGGTCTTTGGAAGAAGTGCCGTACTCGGACTGAGCATAACTTTCTTTGCTGGATtttgcttctctcttttctcaccGGCATTTAATTTGGCGACAAACGACCAGTGGGACACGCTGAAGAAAGGGGTTCCTCACTTGTCTGTGTATACAGCATTCTTCTATTTCTCTGTATCGTGCTTCGTCGTGGCCGTCATTCTAAATGTCACCTTCCTTTACCGGCCGGTGCTCAATCTGCCCAAAACATCATTCAAGGCTTATTTGAACGATTGGAACGGCAGAGGGTGGGCTCTCTTGGCAGGATTTCTGTGTGGATTTGGGAATGGTCTGCAGTTTATGGGCGGTCAAGCCGCAGGCTATGCAGCAGCAGATGCTGTTCAGGTTAGTTGACCAAGCTAGAGGGCACCAAAGGATCCGTCTGATGAATGAATTGACTTGAGTTGAGAGTTTAACTTTTCGGTCCATGGCCAAACTGTTAAAGAATTGAACCGAACTGAGAACCAAGTCTCCATTCagtttttaatttcaaaatcatTTCCGGCTTCTTTTTGTTTGCGTCTTTATCAATAATGCATGAGAGCATGGGACTAAAGGACAAGACTTCTTCCAGTTTTTGTGGCGTGAACTGACAATGAAACCTGAATCCTATTCTGTCAATCTGTCAAAAACACAATCCATGACATTTTTATGCTatgacttttctttctttttctaacttATAATCTGTTGCATTATGCAGGCGCTTCCACTTGTGAGCACCTTCTGGGGCGTACTCATTTTTGGAGAATACCGCAGATCATCGAGGAGAACCTATGTTTTACTTTTCGGCATGCTTTTTATGTTCATTGCGGCTGTTGGAGTCCTAATGGCCTCATCGGGGCACCGTAAATGAAAAGGCCGGGTGCCCGGATGTAGCAATTGTAAGAAAGCCAAAGGAAGTTAGTAATCAATCACTTGTCGATCGGTCTTGGTAAGAGGTGGCGGCTCAAAGCAATCCGGGTCGGAAAGAAACTGCAAGTAGATACCAGGACAGTGGCTTGATCCATATTGATTAGGAAGGGGAAGTGAATGTCCACAATATGGAATTAAACTTCTTCTCTCGACAAACGGGACAAGGATGTATTAGTCATGGACCGTCGGTTCAGTTCTTTTGCTTTGGAACACAGTTTGGATTAGTAGTGCTTTGTATTTCTTTCCCTTGGTCATGTCAGTCGAATCAAATGTATCTAGATTGCTTTCAATAGTTGTCGACACTGCAACatggggaaagaagaaaaattgccaGTGGGAATCCTGGCAGCTCAGATTTGTTGTCTCCACTGTTTACTGGGAAGTACTCCTTGTCTGTCTAGTTAAAAGTCAATTCATCCATATTTCGCGCTAACCATAGTCCCAGAGAGTTCTTAGAACTGGTGTACTTATGTGCTCTCAACTTAGGACAGCTGCTAACCATAGTCCTAGAGAGTTCTTAGACCTGGTGTACTTATGTGCTCTAAACTTAGGACAGCTACAAAATCATTTCGACCGTCTTCGACACACCTTTTCTTAAAGTGGATATCCATTTCAAGCTAAATAAGCCTCATCTAGGGAATTCTTTCTGTAAGGATCATATGCTGTGTGAAAATTGAGTCTCGAAAACTAAATCATCAAGAAGTTTGTCAAAATTCTGGAATTCCAGGAGACCGACTTGGTTTGGTCCGTTTCATGATAGCAAATTCCAGTGGTCAACGTCAAATTAGCTTTTGTAATAAAGGATGAAAAAGAAACGTTCACAGAGAGATGTCAAGATATAATCAAACAACCAATGGCTGTCCAGGAATTAGAGGGCAAGGCCATTCCATGCAGCTCCTTCTCTTGCATATgaaaccattatcaattagtTTCCTGTAAACAAGCAATTTATTTCACCGATACTTTTGTCCGAACATCCCTCACGTGATTGGAGATGCATCTAAAGTAGAATACATGGAGGGTCCCTTCCACAAAATGAGGGGACAggtatgaaaaaattatccagaaGCAGATGTAGGCCTGAAAGGAAGAACTACACAAAAACCAGCCAAACTTTGCTTTTGGTTCGTCGAGACCAAAGGGAGAAACACGAAGCAATGCATGGTCACGAACTTTCAACTCAGCACTAAAAAAGATGCAAAATTTCAACTCCTATAAGGTTGATGGTCTAGCCCATTGAGCACGCGGCCTCATAGTAAGGATATTAGGTGAGGGGGGGACATTTAGTTTCAAGTATGAAGTTCAACTCCCATGCTCTGCAAAGAGGCAGAGCAGAagtctaagagagagagagagagagagagagagagagagagagagagagagaggagagttagagtaggacagacaaaaaaaaaaaaaaaaaactatgaataTCATGGAGAGTTTGATATTTGCACCAGGATGATTGAACCCAAATATGTTTGATACCTCATTAGTGGTAGATACATTAAAGCATGGGAAGTAATTCAAATCGATGCATCAGCTCCATAGTTCTGTGCTCCCTGACAAGCATGCCGGTGCCCAACAAGCATTAAACGATTTCTCCCTTTCATTGTTTGTTGCAATAGCTGACAGATGAAAGAACCTAGCTAGTTTTCTTATCGACAGAACTATAAATCCACTCAGCCCTCCAGATAATTGATGGTGTTAAAAGGCGTTCTGTTTTCCATCCCAATGACTTCAACTGCAAAATGAATTAGGGGAAGATGAGAAACACGAGTGTTCTTTccgaaaacaaaaacagaaaacgaAAACAAACTGCTCATACAATATATCATCCCACACAAACACTATGGTCTGCACGTAAGCAATTGTTCTTTATCAGTAAGAGGCTAAGAGTGCTTGTTCTATCCATTCAGCTAGAACTATTTGCGTTTGCCAACTTCGCAGTGTAAGGTGAAAAATCGCTTAAACCTACGACATGCGGGGCTCTAGGTTAGATCCGGTCGGCAGTCACATAACCCGACCGTTTCTCCTTAGGTTTGGCATTGAATCTTATGCCAACAATTATAAGGAGATGAGACGGCAAAGAGCAAGTACGTGATGCTTCGTGAAAACGGACACACGCAAAAGATTATCTGACTTTTCTAACAATGGTTTCTCTTATTCCATCCAAAACGGAGATTTGACATATAAACTAATTTGAGTTGGGCAGTACCTTCAGAAGAAATACTTCGTAATTTTTATCCATCCATGTCTGGCTTTCTGAATGCGCAGAATCATCATTTATTTGGTATGCCTCCACAAGTGCATGAATAAATGACTGCAAGACATCAGCAGCTGTCGCACTTTTATGCATGACAATGCTGATGTCTTTGTTCCTTTCAACTATCAAGTACTTCCCTATACAATCAAAAGGTAAAGAGATAAAAGTAATTTCTTTACAGAAGACAAATCCACAagcaaaaattagaaagagacACACCTTTGTAAGCATGAGATTTTGCTGTCTGCAGAAGGATCATCCTGCTCAAGAATGTAAAGAGCATGAAACAGTTTCATAGGCACCAATGCGACTTATCTGAAATAACATTTCAACCAAGCACTTTTTTGGGAGGTTAATCAAGCCATGTTATAGGATTTGATAAAGTTAAGATAAATATCAAGAGCAATTAGGACGGTTATTTaccttttgcaaaaaaattctaaattttaagCAGTTAAATCCACCATCAACCACTTTAAAAAATGTTCATCTCTATTGGAGAGATCTCTACCTTAAGTTGGGATTAATTACTAAGTTCAATTCAATAAGTTCCACTAATCAATCCATACTCACATCTCCTCCTGCCCAAGAGAGGATACTCTCGCACCCAATTTTATTCGTGTATGCAACAACTTCACTTTCTTCAAGCCCCATGAAGACATCCAGGTAGGCAAAATATGCTCCAGTTTGGAAACCTGTGCTGGGGAGGGGACTGCCACAAAGTCACGTGAGGAATTAAAAACCCTACTTGAAGGGAGAAAGACAATCAAATCCATAAAGAGAAGTAACTCACAGTATCAATACTATTATGTTAAACTCGAAGGCAGAAAGACTATGTtcaaaatcaaggaatccaaGGTGAAGAAAATGAGATGCTTTATGGAACAGGCAAATCAAATGTCTCCATATAATTGAAACACAATCATAGCACTTGCACCGGCATACCTTGCCCAGTTTCCATGAAATGCTGCAAAACGATTGAACTCCTTTCGACATTTAACGAAGTCAGTGCAAGGCACTGAACAGCCTTGTAATTTGCTGCAcataagtaaaataaaagtaGGACTGCCAGAttagtggggaaaaaaaatcactggTTAACTTTTGCTGTTTAAACTAAATGATTAAGTATCAGAAGTCATGAAAATTATATCTTAGAATTCTTTAATAGAAAAGAAGTGATTTCCCATAGATCTAGAACAATGATAGAGCTTCACAAATGAATAAGAACCACTTGTATGACcagaaatgatattttttttagaaactgGACAAAATCACCGCCCCTTGTTTTAGTTCTGCCAGCAATTGGCACCAAAAGTTATAGGCATGCCAACAGAGCGCTTTCTTTTGGTCAGCCCAATTATTGTGCATATCTTTCCAAATCCATGTTCTGCTGTATAAAAGAGAGTTGCTATCATCAACATCGTGTGATACTGTGTTGACAGAGAGATTTAGATTAAGCTCCTAGGTAGTACTCAAACTAAACAGATTCTGGTTCTCTCATCCAAATGTGGAATCAACTTCGCAGAGGGAAACAAGAAACGTGAACGCCAGATTGATAGAGAAAGCAAGCAAACTTACCATACATGTGGAAAATGGTaagtgagagaaaagaaaaccaaataaataGAGGATGTCCGATCGTAATGCGTGCAAGAAGCATCCCCAATGCCATGCCAATCATTGTAGCAACAGTCTCCTGACTTCCCTCCTGTATGGACACACACCCAGCACACTGATTAATTAATGACACTAGCACATGGAAATGGCACGCGATAGTGTAGCAGCATACCTAATATCCACACAGTACCTTCGCAGATATATCCGCTGCATTATTCTGAAGGGCAAAATGCTGAGTCAAAGCAGCTCTAGTTGCTCCACTAGCAACACCAGCTAATCAGGAATAATGAGGAATATGCTCATCAGGACGACAATACCCCATTGTTCTGCAACTAGACGTTCTAACGGCCATATTTTAACCtcccaaaaaaagggaaagcaaAATCGATAACTTGGTAAGCGATAGTTTGTTTTACAGTCTCATGGATAGTTAGTGTTACATCAAACCCGGCAATTTCAGCAGCTTATGTCACATGGCAAAACAGAACTTATCTCACAGAGGTAGTCAAACAATAGTTTGTTGAAGGAACAAAGCACTTACTGAAAGATCTCGAAAGGCTTCCTAagcaaacaacaaaaacaaatgcTGAAGGACACAATGGGGAGACAAGGTCCATCAACATCCCTGCAACCAACATGACAGCATCTAGTGaccatttttccttcttcaaataTCTGCCAAAAAAGCATCTCTCCTCCCATAATGGAGTGCGACTTCATGTCATATAGCAGTAGACAAGTAATTATCTCACTATAGTTTTATATGCAATGAAAGAAGATCACAGAagtaaaggaaagaaggaaTACCCTGCTAAACTGACCTAGGTAATTATATTATTAGTTCAAATGAGAAAGATATCTTGTTCTTTGGAGGTGAAAACTGAGTTTGTCAAATAATCAATTTTCTCCCATAAGTTACATACAAATTGGCAATCAGGAGTCTTGGATGGACGTTACTCATATTCAAGAGATTTAAGTTATAAAAGGCAGTAAAAGCACACAAAAATTCTGAAGAATGTTCTTTGTATGTTGACATGATAAATGAGATAAAAGGTATAATAAAAAGGGTACACCCGTAAGAACATAATATGTAAGGCAACAGACTGGCAGTTCAAGACGTACCAAGATCATTCATGAGGTCGGCAACCAAACGCCACTTTTTGGCATTGCTATCCAAATTTGAACCCTGAGTATGCAGCATCTCAACCGCTTAATTTACCAGCTCTAACATCAATCAAGAAGTCTATGCAAATAATAAAGCTCACATTCTGAGGGAGCACATATCAAGTCACCTAGAGtcagaaagaacaaaaaaaaaaatatgtgccCAGCAACAACCATATTGTCTTTGCAAGACCATTCATCTGAAGAATGAACAGTTGACATTATGCAGAAGATATCAATGCACACCTGGTAGAATGTGAATAAAATGCCTCCAACCATGCCAGTTAAATCCCTCAAAAACCACTGTGACAAAATTACATAGTTAACTAGTTAGCCATCAGTTAACTTAggccaagaaaaggaaagcacaAGGCTGGCGCTAGAAGTACCTGGAATGTCGCACCTAGAACAGTCGCTGATTTTTCGCCAACTCCAATGGCACTCAGAAGAGCCTTGAAAGTGATTAAAACGCAAAGCAATCAGATTCATAGCATTACCAGTAGATTTTCAAACCACTTTAATGTGAAGTGAGCCTCACCTGAGTGGAAAGCATGGTCCTTATGTAGGTCGAAAGGCCCTACAGAGGGAACCAAAGCAATTAATTCTAGTACTAATAGATTGATAGAGCCAGTCAGATTGATTGGATTACGCCAActaattgaaaagttcaacGCACCTGCAATGAATCCCAAACTTGGAAAGGGACATAATCAGGGGTTACACTGCTAGGAAAGCCCTGCATTCATATAAAGCACCATGAAAAATCGCAAGGGAATGTCAGAAACTCCATAACTTAACACAAAAAGATCAAATTTTTCCTCAGAAACTAGCACGAGAGATCAACAAACAACAAACCCAAGACAGTCAATCAATCATTCGAAAAACACAAATAGAGAATAAGAAATCATAGGGACTTAAAACATGATGGCTAGCAACCTCAGGGACAAATGCTTCAAGAACACGTCTCCAGACATGGCCGAATCGATTGCCCGATCTGTGGGTAAAAGAAAAACCAGCTTTGGGTCAGGTAAACACGAACTCGAGCTATTAACATGTAGCGGTAGAGAGTGAaatagtggaaaaaaaaaaacgaccttTGTATGGAAAGAGAAGGAGCAGCAGTGATGATGGCGGTTCTCGAAAGCTTTGAAGAAGACGAGCCATTCCATTCTTCTAATATCAAAGTCCCGTCTCCAGAATCACCATCCAACGACGCGATCAGCTCCCTTGCGGTTGAATCTTCCATGAACAGACGACGATCGGACCAGATTCACTTCACCGTCGTTTGTTTTTTCGGTTCAGCGGGGACTCGCAACATGCGCGTCTGCTCTCAGAGTCAATTGTTCACTTGGTTTCACTTTCTGTGACCTCGTCCACTTCGGAGAGATTTTATGTTTTCTTCTCTGTCTCCCTCTTGCTTAAGCGGagaaattgcattttccttATTATGTTTTCTTCGTGAATAACCGCGCCGCAGAATAATATCATTATTACACgtaaatccttttttttaataattaaaactGAAATCTGgatttgagccaaaaaaaaaattgaattagaaGACGAATGTTATTTATGGAAGATGGTGAAATGGCTCGGATATTGAGCGAAATAACTGATATTTGAAGTGCCTAATTGGAAATACGCAGCTTTAAATATAAATAGCGTTTGATAaaaattctttgaaaaataactttgagATGACTAgtgtttggttaaaaaaaaaaaattacaaatgagCTTTGCTACAATATGTctttatttaaataataaaaaaataagaaaaaggaaaatcaaagttGGCTCGCCGGCCTTGGTCCTAGGGTTTGAGctcttttttaataaaaaataataatgtagCAAAGAAGACGAGGGCAAAATCTTAACTTGGAAAAATTGGTAATGGtagtttcaaaagaaaaaatcctagGCCAATATTTGACTAAATGCTAAATGCTTAGTATTGGTCCCTTTCAATATTGAGCTTTCAATTTTCCAAGAccggcatttggccaaatgatCATTGAAAAAATGGTTAAtttcacgaaaaaccccaaaccgatacacctatgacaaatttattccaaacttttttttaatcacgaaaaacctcaaactgatgtatttatgataaatttaccctaaactatttttttgaccataaaaaatcataaaccggtacatatatgataaatttaccccaaactaattttttaaccaagaaaaatctcaaattggtacatttgtgacaaatttaccatttgttaaattggactaataacatgaaaaatctcaaattgatacacttatgacaaacggagggtaaaaatcccgaAGTGATACACCCATGAACTACCATGTGccatctaactcaacaatttgatgattaaatttaacgaaaactaatggagggtaagttatcataagtgtaccagtttgaggtaaatttatcataaccgtaccattttgaaatttttcgtgataaaaaaaatagtttttggtaaatttgccacaagtgtaccggtttaggattttccgtggtattaacatTTGAAAAAACTCGTCAAACACCTTGGCGTTTCCCTAAGATCTTTGGAGGCCGAATCAAGCGCATTCAACTCGGATCGTAATGGAAGAACTACaagaataaaattcaaaaacgaAATAGTAAATAAATACCGTAATATTGTTAATTGTGATTTTTCACATGCTTTCTTGCACGTAGCATTTAGGGCCTCATCGATTCAAGGtgcacatgacaacacttttgctttagaaatcaagttctagtcaaaagttaatttttctacttctcctcaaaagcagaaacttatttttctccttctgctccaaaagtttatttgattagagaaattcgtttggtaacggttggtaacggttgaaaatttatacttctaaaatattattaacacaaaatcttctatcgtAATTTATTGTCGACagctgaaaaatttctacttcatttttaaactttttaaatttctttaaaaaataatttttatttaaaaaatatttactttttaaaaaattaaaaaaatattatttattttttactacgGCTATTGGTGGAGGTGGGCGGTAGACCGCGGCGGCAAGCACCGCAGTGGTCGATGGTTGGTGCCTGCTTGTGATGGGCGGCAACTAGCGgcggtcggcggttggcggtggcCGGCACAGGTCGGCGGGGCCGGTAGCCGCTAgtggcgatgggcggtggtTACCAGTGGGGGACGGTCGGTGGGCGGCGGTGGTCATGGGTAGTGGTCAACCGAGGGCGGAGGTTGGGCTCAAGGGGCAATCGGTGGGTGGCGGCAATCTCAAGTAGTGGGTGATGGAGGTGCGCGGTAGGGGGTGGCGAATGATGGTCGACGGTGGTCGCGTGCGGCGATGGACGTTGGCCGGTGCATGTCGATGATGGTCGCGTGCGGCGATGGACGGTGGCCGGTGCATGTTGACGATGGTCGGTGGCAGCAACGGTCGGTTGTTGGTAGAGATGGTCACTAGCGATGGTGGAGGTGGACAGAGGTAGGCTTGGTCGAAAAAAAAGTGAGGTGTAATGAAAAAATGGCGAGGTGAGAAATATTTCTTAAGTtgataagtaattttttttttaacttctcaaattggaaaaaagacaactttaaaagtgaaaattcactttagaagtaaatttttttatcaaataaatttttatttcagaaattacgttataaaataaatttctgttctaaaagtcgttctgaagtaaaaatttgCTTTCAGAAGAGTTACCGTGTGCATCCTCGGCATGCCCCATTCTGTACTTGGCATTTTTCTGCAACTCCGGGAGAGAGGCAATAAGGCGCAAACAGCCTAACTATGTGCTGCCCCTGCTCTTAGATCGTTCT
The genomic region above belongs to Rhodamnia argentea isolate NSW1041297 chromosome 6, ASM2092103v1, whole genome shotgun sequence and contains:
- the LOC115755811 gene encoding ureide permease 1-like isoform X2; translated protein: MYLVESKGGAIGCMLLSLFFLGTWPAILTLLERRGRLPQHTYLDYTITNLLAAVIIAFTFGEIHAGTPEAPNFLQQLSQDNWSSVLFAMTGGVVLSLGNLATQYAWAFVGLSVTEVVTSSVTVVIGTTLNYFLDDKINRAEILFPGVGCFLIAVCFGSAVHTSNAADNKIKLNNLPANGKVDASTIDAHSGMTANEGPKDVENGNGSTDKAKVGTADFLVEVENRRSIKVFGRSAVLGLSITFFAGFCFSLFSPAFNLATNDQWDTLKKGVPHLSVYTAFFYFSVSCFVVAVILNVTFLYRPVLNLPKTSFKAYLNDWNGRGWALLAGFLCGFGNGLQFMGGQAAGYAAADAVQALPLVSTFWGVLIFGEYRRSSRRTYVLLFGMLFMFIAAVGVLMASSGHRK
- the LOC115755826 gene encoding protein root UVB sensitive 3, whose protein sequence is MEDSTARELIASLDGDSGDGTLILEEWNGSSSSKLSRTAIITAAPSLSIQRSGNRFGHVWRRVLEAFVPEGFPSSVTPDYVPFQVWDSLQGLSTYIRTMLSTQALLSAIGVGEKSATVLGATFQWFLRDLTGMVGGILFTFYQGSNLDSNAKKWRLVADLMNDLGMLMDLVSPLCPSAFVFVVCLGSLSRSFTGVASGATRAALTQHFALQNNAADISAKEGSQETVATMIGMALGMLLARITIGHPLFIWFSFLSLTIFHMYANYKAVQCLALTSLNVERSSIVLQHFMETGQVPSPAQVSKLEHILPTWMSSWGLKKVKLLHTRIKLGARVSSLGQEEMMILLQTAKSHAYKGKYLIVERNKDISIVMHKSATAADVLQSFIHALVEAYQINDDSAHSESQTWMDKNYEVFLLKLKSLGWKTERLLTPSIIWRAEWIYSSVDKKTS